The following coding sequences lie in one Myxococcus xanthus genomic window:
- a CDS encoding DUF503 domain-containing protein, whose protein sequence is MFVGVARLTLQIPDSGSLKSKRQVLRRVTERLKARFNVAVAEVEDQDLWQKASLALAVVGNERRHVDEQLEKIIHSVEEMYVAPLLSRETEILGFGDQLFASGQAASRGSFSARAVDEDAEELDLSPEQAAAHSEAAIARFLRGERGSLAEAEGLGEWESRHEGGMDGGTGRPSPSSGGRMTFDEARARARSLRNPRDWEKK, encoded by the coding sequence ATGTTCGTAGGTGTCGCACGCCTCACCCTGCAGATTCCGGACAGTGGCTCGCTGAAGTCCAAGCGACAGGTGCTCCGCCGGGTGACGGAACGACTCAAGGCCCGCTTCAACGTGGCGGTGGCCGAGGTCGAGGACCAGGATCTCTGGCAGAAGGCGTCACTGGCGCTCGCGGTGGTGGGCAACGAGCGACGCCACGTGGACGAGCAGCTGGAGAAAATCATCCACTCCGTCGAGGAGATGTACGTCGCCCCGCTGTTGTCGCGGGAGACGGAAATCCTCGGCTTCGGGGACCAGCTCTTCGCGAGCGGCCAGGCGGCCTCGCGAGGTTCCTTCTCGGCGCGGGCTGTGGACGAGGACGCGGAGGAGTTGGACCTTTCCCCGGAGCAGGCGGCGGCGCATTCGGAGGCCGCCATTGCCCGCTTCCTGCGCGGCGAGCGCGGCTCGCTCGCGGAGGCGGAGGGGTTGGGAGAGTGGGAAAGCCGCCATGAAGGTGGCATGGATGGCGGCACGGGCCGCCCGTCTCCGTCGAGCGGTGGACGGATGACGTTCGACGAGGCACGGGCTCGGGCCCGTTCCCTGCGCAACCCGCGAGACTGGGAGAAGAAATGA
- the rbfA gene encoding 30S ribosome-binding factor RbfA, which yields MTTHSRPERVGQEIQAAIGDLLTRGMLRDPRIGYITITGVKVSPDLRVARVFYSMMGSEQERADTQKGLEAAKGFVRREVTSAVNLRVSPEIFFSFDESVGEGDKIDRLLREVRNKEGW from the coding sequence ATGACGACGCATTCCCGACCGGAGCGCGTGGGGCAGGAAATCCAGGCGGCCATCGGTGACTTGCTCACCCGGGGCATGCTGAGGGATCCGCGCATCGGCTACATCACGATTACTGGCGTGAAGGTCTCCCCGGACCTTCGCGTGGCCCGTGTCTTCTATTCGATGATGGGCAGCGAGCAGGAGCGGGCGGACACGCAGAAGGGCCTGGAAGCCGCCAAGGGCTTCGTGCGCCGCGAGGTGACGTCCGCCGTCAACCTGCGCGTGTCGCCGGAAATCTTCTTCTCCTTCGACGAATCGGTTGGCGAAGGTGACAAGATTGACCGGCTGCTGCGCGAAGTCCGCAACAAGGAAGGCTGGTAG
- the pnp gene encoding polyribonucleotide nucleotidyltransferase — translation MLKKSVKIGESELSIEVGRLAKQADGSVVVRYGDTMLLVTAVSAREKKDIDFLPLTVEYQEKLYSAGRIPGSYFKREGRLTEKETLASRLVDRSCRPLFPEGYAYETQVIASVISSDPENEGDIHGITGASAALWVSDIPFDGPIAGIRVGRVGGQLVANPTAKQREQSDLDLVMAVSRKAIVMVEGGAEEVSEADMVAALDFGFTAAQPALDLQDELRRELNKQVRSFDKPAAVDEGLRAKVRELAMDGIKAGYGIKEKGARYESLGKTKKETLAKLKEQLGDGYTPLVEKHAKSVVEDLKYEHMREMTVNGGRIGDRGHDVVRPITCEVGVLPRTHGSAVFTRGETQALVVTTLGTSDDEQRLEMLGGMAFKRFMLHYNFPPFSVNETKPLRGPGRREVGHGALAERALRNMVPKSESFPYTVRLVSDILESNGSSSMASVCGGTLALMDAGVPLKAPVAGIAMGLVKEGDKIAILSDILGDEDHLGDMDFKVCGTSKGITSIQMDIKITGLTTEIMSRALEQARQGRLHILGEMLKTLAESRKEISQYAPRITTIQIRPEFIKNVIGPGGKVIKDIIARTGAAINIEDSGRVDIASANGDAVKAAIAMIQALTREAEIGKIYTGTVRKIAEFGAFVELFPGTDGLIHISELSDKRVKSVSDVLNEGDEVLVKVVSIDKTGKIRLSRKEAMAERAAQQGAAAAGEAAAQPAPAPTQPDAKA, via the coding sequence ATGTTGAAGAAGAGCGTCAAGATTGGCGAGAGCGAGCTGAGCATTGAAGTGGGTCGTCTGGCGAAGCAGGCCGACGGTTCAGTGGTGGTTCGCTATGGCGACACCATGCTGCTGGTGACGGCGGTGAGCGCCCGGGAGAAGAAGGACATCGACTTCCTCCCCCTGACGGTGGAGTACCAGGAGAAGCTGTATTCGGCCGGCCGCATCCCCGGCAGCTACTTCAAGCGCGAGGGCCGTCTCACGGAGAAGGAGACGCTGGCCAGCCGCCTGGTCGACCGCTCCTGCCGCCCGCTGTTCCCCGAAGGCTACGCGTACGAGACGCAGGTCATCGCCAGCGTCATCTCCTCCGACCCGGAGAACGAGGGTGACATCCACGGCATCACCGGCGCCTCCGCGGCGCTGTGGGTGTCGGACATCCCGTTCGACGGCCCCATCGCCGGCATCCGCGTGGGCCGCGTCGGCGGTCAGCTGGTGGCCAACCCCACCGCGAAGCAGCGTGAGCAGAGCGACCTGGACCTGGTCATGGCGGTGAGCCGCAAGGCCATCGTCATGGTGGAAGGTGGCGCGGAGGAGGTCTCCGAGGCCGACATGGTCGCGGCGCTCGACTTCGGCTTCACCGCGGCGCAGCCCGCGCTGGACCTGCAGGACGAGCTGCGGCGCGAGCTGAACAAGCAGGTCCGCTCCTTCGACAAGCCCGCCGCCGTGGACGAGGGCCTGCGCGCCAAGGTGCGTGAGCTGGCCATGGACGGCATCAAGGCGGGCTACGGCATCAAGGAGAAGGGCGCGCGTTACGAGTCGCTCGGCAAGACGAAGAAGGAGACGCTCGCCAAGCTCAAGGAGCAGCTGGGCGACGGCTACACCCCGCTGGTGGAGAAGCACGCCAAGTCGGTGGTGGAGGACCTGAAGTACGAGCACATGCGCGAGATGACGGTCAACGGCGGCCGCATCGGCGACCGTGGCCACGACGTGGTCCGTCCGATTACGTGCGAGGTGGGCGTGCTCCCGCGCACCCACGGCAGCGCGGTCTTCACGCGCGGCGAGACGCAGGCGCTCGTGGTCACCACGCTGGGCACCAGCGATGACGAGCAGCGCCTGGAGATGCTGGGCGGCATGGCCTTCAAGCGCTTCATGCTGCACTACAACTTCCCGCCGTTCAGCGTGAACGAGACGAAGCCGCTGCGTGGCCCGGGCCGCCGTGAAGTCGGCCACGGTGCGCTGGCGGAGCGCGCGCTGCGCAACATGGTGCCCAAGAGCGAGTCCTTCCCGTACACGGTGCGCCTGGTGTCGGACATCCTGGAGTCCAACGGCTCCTCGTCCATGGCCTCCGTTTGCGGCGGCACGCTGGCGCTGATGGACGCGGGTGTTCCGCTCAAGGCCCCGGTGGCGGGTATCGCCATGGGGCTGGTGAAGGAGGGCGACAAGATTGCCATCCTCTCCGACATCCTCGGTGACGAGGACCACCTGGGCGACATGGACTTCAAGGTGTGCGGCACCTCGAAGGGCATCACGTCCATCCAGATGGACATCAAGATCACCGGCCTCACGACGGAAATCATGAGCCGCGCGCTGGAGCAGGCGCGTCAGGGCCGCCTCCACATCCTGGGTGAGATGCTCAAGACGCTGGCCGAGTCCCGCAAGGAGATCAGCCAGTACGCGCCGCGCATCACCACCATCCAGATTCGTCCCGAGTTCATCAAGAACGTCATCGGGCCGGGCGGCAAGGTCATCAAGGACATCATCGCCCGCACGGGTGCCGCGATTAACATCGAGGACTCGGGCCGCGTGGACATCGCCAGCGCGAACGGTGATGCCGTGAAGGCCGCCATCGCGATGATTCAGGCGCTGACCCGCGAGGCGGAGATTGGGAAGATCTACACGGGCACGGTGCGCAAGATCGCCGAGTTCGGCGCCTTCGTGGAGCTGTTCCCGGGCACCGACGGCCTCATCCACATCTCCGAGCTGTCCGACAAGCGCGTCAAGAGCGTCTCCGACGTGCTGAACGAGGGCGACGAGGTGCTGGTGAAGGTCGTCAGCATCGACAAGACGGGCAAGATTCGCCTGTCGCGCAAGGAGGCCATGGCGGAGCGCGCCGCGCAGCAGGGCGCCGCCGCCGCGGGTGAGGCCGCCGCGCAGCCGGCGCCCGCGCCCACGCAGCCGGACGCCAAGGCCTAG
- the truB gene encoding tRNA pseudouridine(55) synthase TruB, translated as MDGVLVIDKPTGPTSFDVVRQVRSLLRLKKVGHTGTLDPLATGVLPLCLGEATKVAGFITEGDKAYDATVRLGSETDTLDAEGQVTAQAPVPALTPALIEAALARFRGTFDQVPPMYSAVKVGGKRLYELARAGEEVERAARQVTVYELVLRDFSAERLQLSVRCSKGFFVRTLAQDVGRALGCGAHLEALRRTASGPFSLAQALPLADVPELLKEGALASRLMTMSHALVELPEVRVGAADAKRVSHGVPVEVPAGKVGRVRVMGPDDALLAVAEVTGGRLRYLRVLV; from the coding sequence ATGGACGGCGTCCTCGTCATTGACAAGCCCACCGGCCCCACGTCGTTCGACGTGGTCCGTCAGGTGCGTTCGCTGCTTCGCCTGAAGAAGGTGGGCCACACGGGGACGCTGGACCCGCTGGCCACTGGAGTGCTGCCGCTCTGTCTGGGGGAAGCCACCAAGGTCGCGGGCTTCATCACCGAGGGCGACAAGGCCTACGACGCCACGGTGCGTCTGGGCTCGGAGACGGACACCCTGGACGCGGAAGGGCAGGTGACGGCGCAGGCGCCCGTACCGGCCCTGACGCCCGCGCTGATTGAAGCCGCGTTGGCGCGCTTCCGGGGCACCTTCGACCAGGTCCCACCCATGTATTCGGCCGTCAAGGTGGGCGGGAAGCGGCTCTACGAACTGGCTCGTGCGGGCGAGGAAGTGGAGCGCGCCGCCCGCCAGGTGACGGTGTACGAGCTGGTGCTGCGGGACTTCTCCGCCGAGCGCCTGCAGCTGTCGGTGCGCTGCTCCAAGGGCTTCTTCGTGCGCACCCTGGCCCAGGACGTGGGCCGGGCGCTGGGCTGTGGTGCCCACCTGGAGGCGCTGCGGCGCACCGCCAGTGGCCCCTTCTCCCTGGCGCAGGCGCTGCCGCTGGCGGACGTGCCGGAGCTGCTGAAGGAGGGCGCGCTGGCCAGCCGGCTGATGACCATGTCGCATGCGCTGGTGGAGCTGCCGGAGGTGCGGGTGGGCGCCGCTGACGCCAAGCGCGTCTCCCACGGTGTCCCGGTGGAGGTCCCCGCCGGGAAGGTGGGACGGGTGCGCGTCATGGGCCCGGACGACGCGCTGCTGGCGGTGGCCGAAGTGACCGGTGGCCGCCTGCGCTATCTGCGCGTCCTGGTGTAA
- the rpsO gene encoding 30S ribosomal protein S15, with amino-acid sequence MSLHQERKSELVSKFRTHESDTGSPEVQVALLSERITMLTEHFKTHKKDHHSRRGLLKLVGQRRRLLDYLKSKDVARYKKLIDGLGIRK; translated from the coding sequence ATGTCGCTGCACCAGGAGCGTAAGTCGGAGCTGGTGTCGAAGTTCCGGACCCACGAGTCGGACACGGGTTCCCCCGAGGTCCAGGTGGCGCTGCTGTCCGAGCGCATCACCATGCTCACCGAGCACTTCAAGACGCACAAGAAGGACCACCACTCCCGCCGCGGTCTGCTGAAGCTGGTCGGTCAGCGCCGCCGCCTGCTGGACTACCTGAAGTCCAAGGACGTCGCGCGGTACAAGAAGCTCATCGACGGCCTCGGCATCCGCAAGTAG
- a CDS encoding M23 family metallopeptidase yields MFPRQAKGLLDFCMATLCLWAAYHHTPAGALVRKATAWATGTRSNARPLLAYYDGVSGTSLSPPLMAPDVPLSRALTDAEALAWGTHLALKGAQVRARQPALELAAELGVPAASLLDPQTGPAAARSLHTALAKDFPGEEVRLTALFAGRVPARYALERVEAEGGAPTLERLSGQLPPGFEDASVGAAQALALATAFGLAWPVHESARVTSPFGERFHPVLGRRKMHTGVDLGVPVGTPVVAVADGVVRRASEDAVNGRVLVVDHGRGVTTAYCHNSELLVKVGQRVSRGELVAHSGNTGRSTGPHLHYQLELAARPMDPLKFRTALRSVAKDTAP; encoded by the coding sequence ATGTTCCCGCGCCAGGCGAAAGGACTGCTCGACTTCTGCATGGCGACGCTGTGCTTGTGGGCGGCGTACCACCACACGCCCGCGGGCGCGCTGGTGCGCAAGGCCACGGCATGGGCCACGGGGACGCGCAGCAACGCGCGGCCCTTGCTCGCGTACTACGACGGCGTCAGTGGCACCTCGCTGTCGCCGCCACTGATGGCTCCCGACGTGCCCCTGTCTCGGGCCCTCACGGACGCGGAGGCCCTGGCCTGGGGAACCCACCTGGCGCTCAAGGGCGCCCAGGTGCGAGCCCGCCAGCCCGCGCTGGAGCTGGCCGCGGAGCTGGGTGTCCCCGCCGCGTCGCTGTTGGACCCGCAGACGGGGCCGGCGGCCGCGCGCAGCCTGCACACCGCGCTGGCCAAGGACTTTCCAGGAGAGGAGGTCCGGCTCACGGCGCTCTTCGCGGGCCGTGTCCCCGCGCGCTACGCGCTGGAGCGGGTGGAGGCGGAGGGTGGGGCGCCCACGCTGGAGCGCCTGTCGGGCCAGCTCCCGCCGGGCTTCGAGGACGCGTCCGTGGGCGCCGCACAGGCCCTGGCGCTGGCCACCGCCTTCGGGCTCGCGTGGCCTGTTCATGAGAGCGCGCGTGTAACGAGTCCCTTCGGCGAGCGCTTCCACCCAGTGCTGGGGCGCCGGAAGATGCACACCGGTGTGGACCTGGGCGTGCCGGTGGGGACGCCCGTGGTGGCGGTGGCGGATGGCGTCGTCCGGCGTGCCAGCGAGGACGCCGTGAATGGCCGCGTGCTCGTGGTGGACCACGGGCGGGGCGTGACGACGGCGTACTGTCACAACTCGGAGCTGCTGGTGAAGGTGGGACAGCGCGTGAGCCGGGGAGAACTCGTGGCGCACTCGGGCAACACGGGGCGCTCCACCGGTCCCCACCTGCACTACCAGCTGGAGCTGGCGGCGCGGCCCATGGACCCGCTGAAGTTCCGCACCGCCTTGCGGTCCGTGGCGAAGGACACCGCGCCCTGA
- the dut gene encoding dUTP diphosphatase: MSSPLTVKVRRVRTHAEPLPLPRYETAQAAGLDLRADIEGERVLGPLERLAVPTGLALALPAGYEGQVRPRSGLALRHGVTLLNSPGTVDADYRGEVQVILVNLSNEPFTLRRGDRVAQLVVAAVPPVSLLEVELLEETSRGGNGFGSTGR; this comes from the coding sequence ATGTCTTCCCCCCTCACGGTGAAGGTGCGCCGCGTGCGCACCCATGCGGAGCCCCTGCCACTTCCCCGCTACGAAACGGCACAGGCCGCGGGCCTGGACCTGCGCGCGGACATCGAAGGGGAGCGGGTGCTGGGGCCCCTGGAGCGGCTGGCGGTGCCCACCGGGCTCGCGCTCGCGCTACCCGCTGGGTACGAAGGGCAGGTGCGTCCGCGCTCGGGCCTGGCGCTGCGGCATGGCGTCACCCTCCTCAACTCGCCGGGGACGGTGGACGCGGACTACCGGGGAGAGGTGCAGGTCATCCTCGTCAACCTCTCCAATGAGCCCTTCACCCTGCGCCGGGGCGACCGCGTGGCCCAGCTGGTGGTGGCCGCCGTGCCGCCGGTCTCCCTCCTGGAGGTGGAGCTACTGGAGGAAACCTCCCGGGGTGGAAATGGCTTCGGGTCCACGGGACGCTAG